In the genome of Luteitalea pratensis, the window ATCAAGGTCAAGATCCACACGATCGGGTTCGACGTCGACGCAGCCGCACGGGCGCAGCTGGAGGGAATCTCGCAGGCGACCGGAGGCGAGTATCACGATGCCCGCAACGCGGCAGCCCTTGCCGACTCCTTGCGGCAGCTGACGCAGCGGGCGCTGCTCATCGCGCGCGATTCGGCGTACGGACAGGAGATTCGCGGCGGCAACACGTACGAGGATGCGGTCACGATTCAGGCAGGCACGACGTACCACCTCGATCACCATCAGCGCAAGGACGACTACGACTACTTCGCCATCGATGCGCGCGACGGTCAGAAAATCGTCGCCACCATCCAGGCGTACGACGTCGGCGTCAAGATTCGCGGCGAGAAGTTCGAGGAAGGCAAGGGGGAGTTTCCCTATTCGGGCATTGCCCTGCACGCGTCCGATAAGCAAAGGGTCGCCCAGGTGTGGATCGCAGAGCCCGGACAGAAGAAAGGCATCGAGCTGCCGATCGCCGCCGGGCGTGGCGGCCGATTCTATGTGCTGATCGGCAACGAGCACTACGACCAGCACCGGAATGCCCGCTTCGAGGTGCAGCTGGTCGACATCTCCGACGCCAAGAGCGGTCGTGACGCCGGAGCGGACGATGCCGGCGCGATCGACATCGAGCCCGGGGAAACCAGCGGCTACCTCAACGCAAACGACCGGATCGACTACTACGCGTTCAAGGTCGTGCCCAAGGCCACCTACTCGTTGCGCGCCAAGCCGAACGCACCGGAGAAGGAACTCGTGCTCGCCGTCGTCGATCGGGACGGTGTCGAGAAGAAGCAAGTCAAGGCCCCGAACGGTGGAGCCGCCGTTCGCATCGAAGCACTCGAGTTTCCCTACGAGGGCAAGGCCTTCGTCAGGGTCGCGACCCACGAATTCGTGCAAGAAAAACTCGAGTCTCGGTACACGTTGGAACTCACGAGTACCGGAGGCCCTGCACCGGCGCCTTCAGCCGCCGCAGCGTCGACGCCCGCAGCAGCAGGCAAAGAAGACGAGACGACGCCGGCCGGCGTCGTCTCCCGCCGAACTGTCGTCTGGATCGGCCTGGCCGTCGTGGCTGTCGCGCTCCTGATCGGCGTCGCGTTTGTCCTCGGCAGGAAGGCCGCGTCAACGCGATGAGTGCGGCGACGGCTAGAATCGCTCCATGCTTCGTCACGCCCTCGATGCGATCACTGTCACTGCCACCGTCGCCGTCGCTGCGACCGTGGGCCAGGCGCCTGCCCCCGGCACGGAAGACTTCAATCGGCTGACACCGGATCAGCTGAAGGCGAGCATCGAGAAACAGCATCCGGCCGCCTACTACGTTCTCGCGGGGAAGCTGTTCGCGTCAGGTGAGAAGGACGAGGCCGTGTTCTGGTTCTACGCCGGCCAGCTGCGCTACCGCTTCCATCTCGCGGCCAACCCGGACTTGCCACCCAGCGGCGACGCGGCCCTGTTCGCGTCGCTGTCGGAGGTCCTGGGCAGACCGATCAATAAATACGCGTTCGGTGACGTCGTGCAGGTCACTGCCACCATCGACAAGGTCCTCGCCTGGGACGGGCGCACGGCCAACGGGTACACGTCGAAGACGACACACGCCGCCGCATGGAAGGGGATTCGCGACGGCCTGGGTCAGCTACGCTCGCACCTCGTGCAGAGCGGCGACCAGATCCGCGCCCAGCACAAGCAGAACGGTCTCGAGAACCGCCAGCCGTAGCTTCAGGCCGACTGCACCCCGTGGTCTGTCGGCGGCTCGAGTTTGAGCAGCGCCGCCAACCGGCTCCAGTGCGGACTCGATCGCAATGCCAGTCCCGCGCACGTCGACAGGAGCACGAGCAGGTAGCCGTCGCGCTGTTCGATCGCCTTTTCGGCCCAGGCCGCGGCCTCGTCGAGTCTCGACTGCAGCAGCATGAAGAACATGAACTCGACAGGAGCACCGTAGCCGTCGCCGTTGCCGAGCGTCGCTATCAGGCGGTTGGCGCCGTCCGTGTCGCCGGTGCGCTGCAGGATGCCCGCGAGCAAGCCCGCGAACCGCGTCTGCTGTCCGGCCAACGTGAACGCGCGTTGGGCATGGCCTGCCGCATACTGCCAACGGCCCCTGAACGCGCCGTGCACGGCAAGCCACTCGGCAGCGGGACCGCACTGCTCGTTCAACTCGACCACCTGACGCAGTTCCGCATCCGCCGCGTCGATCTCGCCCGCGGCGTCGAGGCAGATGGCGCGCTGGACGCGGAACACCAGGTTGAGCGGGTCGCGCTCGAGTGCCCGGGTCAGTGCCCTGACGCCGGCGGCGGCGCGGTTGGTCAGGAGCAGGCAATGGACGCCATGATGCGCGTCGACGTCCGACGAGACCGGGTCACGCGCCAGCGCCAACTGGAACTGCCGATCCTGTTCGAGCCAGTCGTAGTCGTACATCCCGGCGATCACACCCAGAATGGCGTGCGCTTGGGACAGCGACGGGTCGCACGCCAGGGCCTCGAGGGCCCAACGGCGTGCCAGGGGCATCGACTCATGCGCCGACGTGCCGCCCCAGAGCGCCTGCAGCAGGAAGTGGTGACTGAGGTGCTGCCGTGCCAACGCGAAGTCGGGGTCGCTCGCAATCGCTCGTTCGAGCAGGACACGCGAGCGCGACAAGGCTTCGGGAGTGAGCTGGGCGAGGTAGTAGCGCGCTTTCAGGAAGTCCTCATAGGCCGACGGCGTCGGCTGATAGCGGCGAGGCGGGGCTTGTGGTGTCAGCTTGTCGTGCAGGCTCTGCGCGATGGCCTGGGCGATCTCGTCCTGGAGTTCGAAGACCTCGGTCATCTCGCGGTCGTAGCGATCCGACCAGAGATGGCAGCCGTCGGCCGCGTTGATGAGCTGAGCGGTGACGCGGATCCGGTTGCCTGATCGGCGGACGCTGCCTTCGAGCACTGTCCCCACCCGCAGCGCCTCGGCAATCGCCGTGATGTCGTGTTCCTTGCCGCGGAACGCGAACGCGGAAGTGCGGGCCGTGACCTTCAGGCCCGGCACCTGGGCCAGCGCGTTGATGATCTCCTCGGCCAGGCCATCGCCGAAGTACGCGCTGTCCTTGTCCGGGTTCATGTTGGCAAACGGGAGGACGGCAATCGACGCCTGTTGCGCGGGCCGGTCCGCCGCGAGTTGCGCGCGGGTGTCCTCCAGCGCGGCCCGGAGTTCGCTCACCGACTGGAACCGCTGCGCCGGGGACTTCTCGAGACAGCGACGGACGATCCGATCGAGGGCCGGTGCAGCCCCCAGTGGCCGCACCTCGGTTACCGGGGCGACGAAGCGGTACCCGCGCTTCGGAACGGTCTCGATGAACCGCTCGTCGGAGGTTCCCTCCCCGAGCGCCCGCCGCAGAGCGGCGATGTTTTGTGCGAGGTTGTTCTCCTCGACGAAGGTATCCGGCCACACGAGCGCCACCAGTTCGTCCTTGGGTACCAGCCGTCCGTGGCGGGCCACCAGGACGACCAGCGTGTCGAACGCCTTCGGCGTCAGGGGCACTGGTTGACCCTGGCGCAGGAGTACGTTGTCTGCGGCGTCGAGCTGAAATGCTCCGAAGACGTAACGGAAGCTCGATGGATCCATGTCGCTGACGGTCTTCCGAAGGAATGCAGATTCTCTCAGAAGCGTCTGACGACGCGCTAGCCCGCTGCATGCTCGAGCCGGATTCGTTGAGATAGAGCAGGCTGAGGTTGGCGCTTCTCCGAGAGACTCGCCTTGGCACGCTCGTGCGTAGAGGAAGAACGAGGGCTTGACCGCGCGTTGATAATTAGATAATGTGCTAAGTATCTAAGCGAGGCCATTTCTGTGAAAGCCCCCGATCAGGCATTCCGTGCACTGGCCGACGACACTCGACGCTCCATCCTCCGGTTGCTGAGGGATGGACCCTTGACGTCGGGGGAAATCGCCGATCGCTTCGACTCGACCTGGCCGACGATCTCGCGGCACCTCGCGGTGCTCCGGGAGGCTGGCTTCGTGGTCACGGAGCGTCACGGCCAGGAGATCCGCTACGAGTTGAACTCGTCGGTGTTCGAAGACCTCGTCCAGCACCTGATCGAGTGGACCCGCCCCAGTTCGCGCGGTGGCGCTCGTCGCGTTCCCAGGCCCGCGCGGCCTCGTCAGCAGGAGGGGTGAGATGCGCGCACTAGGCTCGTCACTGGATCGCGTGGTCCTCGCCGGGCACGCCTTCGGCCTCGTCGCCCTGTATCGGGGCCTGCCCTTGCAGGTACCGCCGTCACTGCACGTGGCCAACGGCACCGTCTGGCTGGGCGCACCCATGGTGGCGTTCCTGCTCCCGGCCGCCGTGACGCTGACCGACCGACTGCTCCGGGGGTTGTACTTGGCCCCGGAGGGCGGCGAGCCAGGCGCCCACGCGGACGCCATCTACGACGCCATCATGCTCCGCGTGAGTCTCCTGGTCATCGCCACTCACGGCGTCATCCTCCTTGGCCTGCTCGGCGTCCTGTCCGGTCGATCGTGGGCGGCCGTGCTCGTGCCAGCGATGCTGGGAGCGACGATGATCAGCGTCGGGAACATTCTTCCGAGGACTCGTCCGAATCTCGCGATCGGCCTGAGAACCGGGCGGACACTCGCGGACCGTGCAGTGTGGATGAGGGCACATCGGTCGCTGGGATACGTGATGGTGGGATGTGGCGCCGCCATCATCGCCTCGGCCATTGCGATACCGCGTCCAGTGGGTCCTGCCATGATCCTGCTCGCGGGTCCTGGCGCATTCGCCGCGAGCTGGCTGCTGCTCCGCAGGCGCGAACGCCATGCGCGTATCTGACGCGCGCAGGCCCGGGACGGTGTCGCGGCTGTTTCGCGCTGTCGTCAGGTCTTTCCTCGTGGTCGTCGCCCTTGCTGCCTTCAGTGCCGCGACGTACGAGCATGTCGGTGCATGGCGCGACGGCCGGATCCTGAAACAGGTCGGACGCTCGGTCGATATCGGTGGACGCACCCTGAACATCCATTGTGCAGGGGATGGCAGGCCCACCGTGGTCCTCGTCAGCGGTGGCACTGCGCCCGGTTACGTCTGGACACCCAGTCAGCGGGGCATCACCGCATTCACGCGGGCGTGCTGGTACGACCGCGCCGACATCGGCTGGAGTGACTCAGGGCCCGATCCGGCATGGGGGAGGCAGGCAGCGCAGGATCTCCATCGGCTGGTCGAGGCCGCAGGGCTGCCGCGGCCGTTCGTCCTGGTCGGCGCCTCCTTTGGCGGCTACGTCATTCGCCTCTATCACGACGCACATCCGGGCGAGGTATCCGGGATGGTGTTTGTCGATGCGGCGCTCGAGGATGCCGGGACGATCAGGGGCATGCCCCATCGCGACAGGCCGCCGCTTCCGCGGTCGGTGATCCGCGGCCTCTCGATGGTCCTGGGACGACTCGGCATGATTCGGTTCATGGCCGCCGACTCGGGGCCAGCCCCGCACCCGTGGAGCGCGGCGGAGTGGGACGTGCTGGCGCGGCTCAGGCGACAGCGCAAGGTCCTGCTCGCCGACGCGCAAATGGGACCGGGAAGAGCCACGGCCGATCAGGTTCGATCGGCGGGAGGCCTCGAAGACATGCCGCTCATCGTGTTGACCCAGGGCAAGCCGATCCCCGATGCCCGGTCCGTCGAGGCTGGCGTCCGGCGTGGATGGGTCGATCTGCAACGGCAGTTCGCCGAGCGGTCGAGGAGAGGCCGCCAGATGCTCGTGCCCAACGCCGGACACGGCATCCCTGTCGAAGCGCCGGAAGCGGTGATCGCTGCGGTGCGCGAGATTGTGACGACGGTACGGCAAGGGGTCGACTGACGATCCCCGAGGCTGGAGGCTGGAGGCTTGAGACCTGAGACCTGAGACCTGAGACGTCACGCGCCGCTCACGGCAACATCCGCAGGAACGCGCCGATCTCGCGAACCACGTCTTCCGCGTGCGACAGGAACGCGTAGTGACTCGCTTTCGGAATGCGAACGACGCGCGCCGACGGCACACGCCGTTCGAACCAGCGGGCTTGCCGCTCGGTCATGCGCGTGTCGAAGCGCAGGAAGTCGTCGACGCGGGTGCGGTCGACGCCTGGCTGTTCGGCCCACGGCCCAAGGCCATGCGGACTCGCGAAGATCGCCAGGGCCGGCACGTCGATGCTCGTGAAGCGTTGAGCGCCTGCCGACCCCATGGCACGAGCGGCGGCGGACGGGGCCCGTTGGGCGCCGACGCCGCCGTCGTCGCGCACGTCGCGCTGCCACCGTAACTCCGCTTCGGGTATCGCAAACCCCATCGTCTTGCGCGTCCACGCCTGGTACGCCTGGACCGACCGCAGGTCGGCAGCCGCCGGCGCGGGTGGCGCGCCGGGGAAGGGCGGCGTTGTCCGCAAATCCTCGAGGTCGCGCTGCACTTCCTCGAGTGCATCTCCCATCACGGCCTGAATCGCCGCGGACAGTTCGGCGGGTGGGCGAGGCGGCTTTGCAATCTCCGCCTCCAGCGCCTCCAGCCGAGTCCGCAGATCCTGCACGTTCTCGAGGATGCCAGGGCGATACAGTGCGTACCGGTACCCGGCATCGATGTACACCAACCCGCCAACGCGATCCGCGTGACGAACTGCGAGCCAGCTCAGCTCCTGTCCGGCGATCGAGTGGCCGATCAGCACGGCGCGCGGCAGGTCGAGCGAGACGAG includes:
- a CDS encoding vWA domain-containing protein — translated: MSRVPGLPRLRPPAHLSKALDRLPGREYSQSTQFNALLTRSRPLRAAEPLAIPEKVMRTHLRLACGLLLASVVSANAQSARVEIVLDVSGSMKATMGSQPKIDAAKSAIRETISGIQEGSVVAMRYYGHRVPPEPKAESCKDTELVIPFQPLDRARMLAALGKAVPRGQTPISYSLEQAAGDFGGASDEERAIILVSDGIETCGADPLATVRDLMARGIKVKIHTIGFDVDAAARAQLEGISQATGGEYHDARNAAALADSLRQLTQRALLIARDSAYGQEIRGGNTYEDAVTIQAGTTYHLDHHQRKDDYDYFAIDARDGQKIVATIQAYDVGVKIRGEKFEEGKGEFPYSGIALHASDKQRVAQVWIAEPGQKKGIELPIAAGRGGRFYVLIGNEHYDQHRNARFEVQLVDISDAKSGRDAGADDAGAIDIEPGETSGYLNANDRIDYYAFKVVPKATYSLRAKPNAPEKELVLAVVDRDGVEKKQVKAPNGGAAVRIEALEFPYEGKAFVRVATHEFVQEKLESRYTLELTSTGGPAPAPSAAAASTPAAAGKEDETTPAGVVSRRTVVWIGLAVVAVALLIGVAFVLGRKAASTR
- a CDS encoding winged helix-turn-helix domain-containing protein; its protein translation is MDPSSFRYVFGAFQLDAADNVLLRQGQPVPLTPKAFDTLVVLVARHGRLVPKDELVALVWPDTFVEENNLAQNIAALRRALGEGTSDERFIETVPKRGYRFVAPVTEVRPLGAAPALDRIVRRCLEKSPAQRFQSVSELRAALEDTRAQLAADRPAQQASIAVLPFANMNPDKDSAYFGDGLAEEIINALAQVPGLKVTARTSAFAFRGKEHDITAIAEALRVGTVLEGSVRRSGNRIRVTAQLINAADGCHLWSDRYDREMTEVFELQDEIAQAIAQSLHDKLTPQAPPRRYQPTPSAYEDFLKARYYLAQLTPEALSRSRVLLERAIASDPDFALARQHLSHHFLLQALWGGTSAHESMPLARRWALEALACDPSLSQAHAILGVIAGMYDYDWLEQDRQFQLALARDPVSSDVDAHHGVHCLLLTNRAAAGVRALTRALERDPLNLVFRVQRAICLDAAGEIDAADAELRQVVELNEQCGPAAEWLAVHGAFRGRWQYAAGHAQRAFTLAGQQTRFAGLLAGILQRTGDTDGANRLIATLGNGDGYGAPVEFMFFMLLQSRLDEAAAWAEKAIEQRDGYLLVLLSTCAGLALRSSPHWSRLAALLKLEPPTDHGVQSA
- a CDS encoding autorepressor SdpR family transcription factor, which translates into the protein MKAPDQAFRALADDTRRSILRLLRDGPLTSGEIADRFDSTWPTISRHLAVLREAGFVVTERHGQEIRYELNSSVFEDLVQHLIEWTRPSSRGGARRVPRPARPRQQEG
- a CDS encoding SdpI family protein, translating into MRALGSSLDRVVLAGHAFGLVALYRGLPLQVPPSLHVANGTVWLGAPMVAFLLPAAVTLTDRLLRGLYLAPEGGEPGAHADAIYDAIMLRVSLLVIATHGVILLGLLGVLSGRSWAAVLVPAMLGATMISVGNILPRTRPNLAIGLRTGRTLADRAVWMRAHRSLGYVMVGCGAAIIASAIAIPRPVGPAMILLAGPGAFAASWLLLRRRERHARI
- a CDS encoding alpha/beta fold hydrolase produces the protein MRVSDARRPGTVSRLFRAVVRSFLVVVALAAFSAATYEHVGAWRDGRILKQVGRSVDIGGRTLNIHCAGDGRPTVVLVSGGTAPGYVWTPSQRGITAFTRACWYDRADIGWSDSGPDPAWGRQAAQDLHRLVEAAGLPRPFVLVGASFGGYVIRLYHDAHPGEVSGMVFVDAALEDAGTIRGMPHRDRPPLPRSVIRGLSMVLGRLGMIRFMAADSGPAPHPWSAAEWDVLARLRRQRKVLLADAQMGPGRATADQVRSAGGLEDMPLIVLTQGKPIPDARSVEAGVRRGWVDLQRQFAERSRRGRQMLVPNAGHGIPVEAPEAVIAAVREIVTTVRQGVD
- a CDS encoding alpha/beta fold hydrolase; its protein translation is MVCATAHARAQAGEWRDQSPHRTQMVTVDTGVQLEVLDWGGRGRPVLLLAGSGNTAHVFDDFAPRLTGLGRVLAVTRRGFGASSTPAAGYDVERLGEDVYQVLVSLDLPRAVLIGHSIAGQELSWLAVRHADRVGGLVYIDAGYRYALYRPGILENVQDLRTRLEALEAEIAKPPRPPAELSAAIQAVMGDALEEVQRDLEDLRTTPPFPGAPPAPAAADLRSVQAYQAWTRKTMGFAIPEAELRWQRDVRDDGGVGAQRAPSAAARAMGSAGAQRFTSIDVPALAIFASPHGLGPWAEQPGVDRTRVDDFLRFDTRMTERQARWFERRVPSARVVRIPKASHYAFLSHAEDVVREIGAFLRMLP